The following coding sequences are from one Lolium rigidum isolate FL_2022 chromosome 6, APGP_CSIRO_Lrig_0.1, whole genome shotgun sequence window:
- the LOC124658833 gene encoding E3 ubiquitin-protein ligase Os03g0188200-like, with amino-acid sequence MVEVTSALISVLFAAFSLPCLLLIVVVAEAVVRLAALAVRGDGYMWPSRSAFLGYRIARAGHLSYSSSSSSSAVSGGGGGFFQQDESLPPEFLDLLAVAVYRKGTDAAVDCVFCLSRIDEGEEVRELRCRHVFHRECLDAWLLRPRATCPLCRDRLLPSEPPRACARAFDDDEIYVEDEEHEDLSSSSYAAGASYPHGAALWHM; translated from the coding sequence ATGGTGGAGGTAACCAGTGCGCTCATCTCCGTCCTCTTCGCCGCCTTCTCGCTCCCCtgcctcctcctcatcgtcgtcgtggcCGAGGCCGTCGTCCGCCTCGCCGCACTCGCGGTCCGCGGCGACGGGTACATGTGGCCCTCGCGGTCCGCGTTCCTCGGCTACCGCATCGCGCGCGCCGGCCACCTTTCCTattcgtcgtcttcatcctcctccgccgtgtccggcggcggcggcggcttcttcCAGCAGGACGAGTCTCTGCCGCCCGAGTTCCTGGACCTCCTCGCCGTCGCGGTGTACCGCAAAGGGACGGACGCGGCCGTGGACTGCGTGTTCTGCCTGTCGCGGATCGACGAAGGCGAGGAGGTGCGCGAGCTCCGGTGCCGCCACGTCTTCCACCGCGAGTGCCTCGACGCCTGGCTCCTCCGCCCGCGCGCCACCTGCCCGCTCTGCCGCGACCGCCTCCTCCCCTCCGAGCCTCCCCGCGCCTGCGCCCGCGCATTCGACGACGACGAAATCTACGTCGAAGACGAAGAGCACGAggacctctcctcctcctcgtacgcCGCCGGCGCCTCCTACCCCCACGGCGCCGCGCTGTGGCACATGTAA